In Citrus sinensis cultivar Valencia sweet orange chromosome 3, DVS_A1.0, whole genome shotgun sequence, the sequence GCACGATACGTGATTCTAGAGGATGTGTTACACAAAAGGGGATACTCGCTGCCTTACCTTCGATGTCTGGCTCTTGAAAAGGCAAGTTATGTGATGAGCGAAATCCATACGGGAATCTGCAGTAACCATTCTGGAGCTAGGTCTCTAGTTATAAAAGCAATTTGCCAAGGATACTTTTAGCCCACGATGAAAGAAGATGCATACAAGTTTGTCCAGTAGTGTGACAAATGTCAGAGATATTCTAATTTCCCTCTCCAGCCTCTAGAACAACTCACTCCAGTCACCAGCCCCTGGCCGTTTGCACAGTGGGGCATAGATATCATTGGTCCAATGCCAACATGCAAAGGACAAACCAAATTTTCCGTGGTGGCAGTAGACTGCTTTACTAAATGGGCAGAAGCAGAACCTTTGGCGcaaattacaaaacaaaagacaACAACTTTTGTATGGAAATCGATTATATGTAGGTTCAGAATCCCTCAAGTTATTGTTACAGATAATGGAAAGTAATTTGACAATCCTCGCTGTAGGGAATTATGTCAGTcttggaataaaaaatttattttcttcaccaacccaccctCAAGCTAATGGGCAAGTGGAggctattaataaaataatcaagcATCACCTAAAGACCAAGTTAGAAAAACACAAGAGAGCTTGGGCAGATCAGCTCCCATTTGTATTGTGGTCGTAGAGGACAACGCATACTACAACAATTGGATAAACATCATATTTCTTAGCGTTTGGTATGGAGGCAGTGGTTCCAGTTGAAATAGGGATGCCATCATATAGAGTGTAACAATTTCAGCCATAGCAAAATGAGGAGCAGCTAAGATTCAATCTTGACTTActggaagaaaaaagagaacatACCTGACTTAGAACTACAGCGTATAAGCAAAAGGcaactcaatattttaattcaaaagtaAATTCAAGAAGCTTCCGAGTTGGGGACTTAGTTCTTAAAAAAGTATTTCAGAATATCAGAGAACAGAATGTTGGAATATTAGGGCTGAACTGGGAATGTCCCTACCAAATAACAGAAATCGTTTGTCCTAGAACCTATAGGGTAAAAGATATGAGTGGAGTCATGCTCCCACGTCCTTAGAATGCAAAGCATTTAAGGATATACTatcaatagaaaatttattaattctttagtagtaataataaagcCCTTTTTAAGCTATTGTAAAATTTAGTTATTACTGAAAGATCGTTCACGGTCAAACTTATAGCTCTTGATTAATAAagacattttttctttcacaatctatgttgtttttctttttagtttccTATTCTAACCAGAAAGAAACAGGAAAAGTAAGAGCAAATTTTAAGCAATTTCTTAGAAAAGTTAAAGCATGCAAGAAAAGTTGAAGCATGCTGAAAAGAGTTAAAGTAATTGTTAAAGCACGTTTCTTGGTTCAGGAaacaagcaaaagaaaagttaatgcatagaaaattaaagcaaatctCAAAGTCTGGTGCAGAAAAGTCAAGCAAATTTCACGATTTCAGGGGACTTCCCAAAAGTTAAGCACATTGAGCAAATTCCTGGTTTAGAAAAGGCTTAGTACATGAGgtgacaaattaaaaaaaaaacaacaacttCATAAGTCTATTACAAGAGAAGTGAGAAATAGAAGCATCATATAATCCCACCAGCTTAATACAAAAAAGGGGGGGCCATCATGCCATGGTCAATCCTCTTCTTCATAATCTTCTAGAAGCTATAGTCAAGGTGATGATAATGATTTTCGATCAATGCTTTCACCTTGGCAGCACCCTTCCAAAATTCCTCATCAATAATGTTGGCAAATTCAGCAGAAGTCTTGTATTCCTCCACAGCCGAAACTTTTGTCGtggatatttgaaaattaagttgattGAAGGAATTGGACAAATCTTGAATCTCAGATTGGGACTGAGCCCTCAAGTTGTCATActcaattttcaagttatcATAATTTACCTTTAACTACGCTACACAAGCTTTTTCTTCACCCAAGTTTCCCTCTAGCTCAGTAATTCACCCCTCAGAAGCTCGCCCAAATTCAATTAGTGTGTTCCTTTCtaacatcaaatttttaattctttttcttgataCTTGAATGGCACAGGAAGACTGCagtgaaatgaataaaattttaatagatggACACCTTGTTGAAAGACTAAGAGTAAGAAAGTGTAAGGTACCTGACAGATATTATTTAACATGATGTCAGTTGGATCACAATTTTCAATATGTCTCAAGTCATTAGAAGAAACGTACTGGGGCAAAGTTGgttaaaagaattaagataCGTCTGAGCAAAGTCTTCCTAAGCAAAGCTGGGTAAGCCCTCCACCACAGGCAAGGTCCGCTGGCTGGCAGGCCAAGTGCGCACGTAGTACCAACCCTTAATGGGAGGGCCCCGATTAGGATTGGGGATGGCTATCaattggtaaaaaaaattgaaattgttggAAAGTAGGGCCAGTGaggtttttttatttccaaagGATGTACATGTCTATCATAGCACGCTATACGATTGGACTTAATTGAGCGGAAGCACACTTGAGGTTGCTAAGCATGTAcctaagaaaatgatgaaaaaggAGTCCACACCATAGGTAAAACAATTAGGGTGCATGGTGACAATGCCAGGAGGAGGATGGCtagatttatcatttttcccaACCGTTTCTAAGGAAATAGAACGAGGTATGCCGTAAAAAACACGGAGGGATTCGAGTGACATTTCACCCATGTAGTTAATCTCTTCATCTATGGTCCACTTTGTAGAGCCAGAAGAGGGACCAATAGAGATAGAAGGGGGAAAAATGAAGCAGGGGTAAAGTTTACGGTGAACGGCTGACTGATTAAAGGCTGATAATCATCTTCCTCCAGAGGATATTCACAAAGTTCAAATTCAGAAAAGTCTGGTGAATCGGAAGAcattgtttataaaaaaaaaaaaggaaaaataatggCAAATACTCACCAAAAGAGAGTGGACgagacttttaaaaaaatggttgttgaatgagagagagaagacCAATTGATGGGTAGAACAAGTGACAACTAAGTATAAATAAGCAAGGAAGTAGCTCTTTTGAGCTTGAATAATAAAGCCCTAAAAGAGTTAGGGGTAGCTGATGCCGAAAAGAGAATGAAGCATGAAATCCATAAAGTAGCATAGAGCACAAAAGTAGAAAGAGACAAAAGTCCATGAACTAAGAACCAAGAACCAAGATCCAGGAACCAGGAACCAAGAACCAGAAACCATGAATCAAGAACCAGAAACCAGGAACCAAGAACCAAGAACCAGGAACCAAGAAACAAGAAAGTAAAAGTGAAAAGTAGAAAAAGACAAGAACCAAAAATTAGGAACTAGGAACTAGGAACTAGGAACCAAGAAAAGTAAAAGTGAAAAgtagaaaaagacaaaagtccAACAACCAAGAATCAGGAACTAGGAACCAAGAAAAGTCAAAAGTGCACGAGGAAACCAACAAATAAAAGGAAACGGCCTGCAGcacaaaatgaaacaaaacgtaataaaattctaattaatctAGAAGTTTCGGAACCTACTTTGAGAATGAGACAAAAATagacttcaaataaaattctaactaAGTAGAGAAAGTCGATAAAAGTTAggaattagtaaaaacttaagatactgaaaatttatattataaataaagagcTCCAGAGGTGTAGAGGcacgcaaaaaaaaaaaaaaattctctagaGAGtggcaagaaacaaaaagctCTGTtgtaatcattattttatagtgAATTTACTCTCTTGACTCCCGTAGACGTAGGCCAAGtgctgaaccacgtaaatcttTGGTGTTTTCGCTCTTTAAATCATTCCCTTTATTCAGCTCTTTGGTTAACTAAAAATTAGCGTCAACAGAAATTATGGAAGAAGAATGGGAAAATGAAATTATCGtaattttaaactataaataagaatgaaagaaaagggGTCCAAtcataaaagacaaaagagagagatggtacaacaatttcaatataattttgtcCTTAAATTTGTTTAACGAGATAGATATCAGCTTTTAACTGAACTTTTAGGgtgaaaatttgtttaatccCTATATTATGAGAATAATGCTTATTTAgttcctatatttttaaaaacacctcaaaacgtCCCTGGCGTTAAATATTGACACTcgtgccattattttttattatttctagcttgtttttataatattatacttttacagtaatatttttttgggatattaataaaaagttagattatcaaattaaaccaatatatatatatatatatatatatatatatatatattaatttatgtggaagctcacgtatgtccaaaaaaattaatattgtaaaaaattagattatcaatttttttagaaaaattaatattttaaatcctCATGAgagtgttccacaaaaattaatatatatttttatttttatttatttttttagtgttaaactggtaatttaattttgtctttttaataatgtataaaaaagaaatattattgtaattgaataatattgtaaaaataagtaaaaaaataaaaggtaatGACAAGggtatcaataatttaatggtaaagatactttagatatttttaaaaataaaagaattaaacggataataattttaaaatataatgattaaacaaatttttattgaaatttttactcaaaagaaaagaattaattttaaaaaaaaattcaagttcgCGGGCCGGTCCCACGTAGCACGATGGCCATCTCTAGCAGTCCCCAAGGATTATAATCTTTCTTATCAAAATGTGTACATGCGTCCCAAaactttgatatttattattcaattcttgaagaaaatcagAAAAAAGGACATGCTGTACAACTATTTTCTTACAGGTCCCTATTACTTGTATTGCAGTATTACTATttactaatattataaaaatatgtaattaattacctcaattatctaattatttgtCTCGAATCCCACTATCCACGGACTTATTTAGGGAGCCCtgtgtcaaaaaaaaaaaaaatgcaactaTTGTCTCTGGTCCGATTATCCAAATGGTACTCATATCTTTTAATCATTCAGGTCATCATCTTATCTCTGCCGttggattttttctttttggaataCCTTTACGCCGTTGGATCTGGTTTGGGAACAGTTTGTGAGCTATAAATAAGCCCTTTCCTTCTCGCAAAAAGCAAGTTTTGAAGTCAATCCTCATCGTTCTTCGTTACTCTTTACTCTTCTTCAGTTCATCTTCTCGACTGTTCATCATTCCGCCTGACATCTTCGTTTTACCTACGGTTGGTGACTTAGTCGATTCCGAGGCCGCCGCGGCGAAGAGTAGCTCGTATTTCTTCTGCTTGATTGGCGTTGGGGTTTGAAGAAGCTAATGTAAGTATGAATATGAATTGTTTAATTGagacttttttttcccaacaTGATGCGGGTCATTTGTATCAGCTAAAAATATCCCAAATTTCCTGCAGATctacatatattattatgtgAAATGCAATTCATTGATGATGAGTgatactcaaatttttttgtttttttcatatGAATGAAGCATCATTTTGCGATCTTTTCATTGTCGATTGCTGGTCTGTTATTTAGTTTCAGGAAAGGGAAAAGCTCTGAAAATGGCAGATTTTGTTGGCACTTAACTGGATGATGTTTGGATTACCGGTTCAAAAGATATGTGGCTTCTATCCAACCAAGGTTACAAGGGTTTTGAATCAAGAAAGTCCATTTTGTTTGATATACTAGATGTCTTAACGGCTCCTAATGTCAACATGATTGGAGTGTATGGAATTGGTGGTATCGGCAAAACGACGTTAATGCATGAAGTTCTTTTTGAAGCCAAGAAAGAGAAGCTCTTTGATCAGGttgtttttgtgttgaaaTCCTCAACAGCAAATGTTGAGAAGATTCAAGATGAAATAGCTGAGCAGCTAGGTCTGGAACTTTGCAAGGGGACTGAATCTGAAAGAGCAAGGACACTATTTGACCAATTGTGGAAAGAGAAGATCCTTATTATATTAGATGATATTTGGGCAAATATAGATCTGGAGACTGTAGGAATTCTTTTCGGGGGTGCTCATAGGGGATGTAAAATATTACTTACACCTAGATATCAAAATGTTTTGGTAAGTGAGATGCATTCTAAGTATAATTACTGTGTTTctgttttaaataaagaagaagctTGAAGCCTTTTTATGAAGATGGTAGGTGATTGTGTTGAAGATCATGATTTGGAGTCGGTTGCTATTCAAGTAGCCAATGATTGTGGAGGTTTGCCTCTGGCCATTGTAATAGTTGCAAGAGCATGAAGAAATAAGCCATTGGCTGAATGGAAGGATGCTTTGCAGAAATTGAGGTCTTCTGCCGGAAAATTGGATGCACTAGTGTATTCTAGTATTGAGTTGAGTTACAATTATTTGATAGATCAGGTAGTTAAGTCAGCTTTTTTGCTTTGTGGTTTGCTGAAACAACCCTATGATGCTCCTGTTATGGACCTGTTGAAATATGGAATGGGTTTGGGTTTATTTGAAGGCATTTATACGATGCAAGAAAGACGAGATAAAGTATATGCATTGGTACACAGACTCAAAGACTCTTGTTTGTTGCTTGACAGCCATAGCGAAGACTGGTTTTCTATGCATGATATTGTTCGTGATGTTTCCATATCAATTGCGTCCAGAGATCATCATGTGATCACAGTGAGAAATGACGTTCTAGTGGGATGGCTGAATAATGATGTACTGAAAAACTGCAGTGCAGTCTCCCTTAATGATATTGAAATTGGGGTGCTTCCTAAAGGGTTGGAATATCCTCAACTTGAATTTTTCTGTATGAAATACCTGAAAATTTTTTCACAGGGATGTCAAAGCTAAGAGGTTTAGCATTGTCCAAGATGCAGCTCTTATCTCTGCCACAATCAGTTCATCTCCTATCAAACCTTCAAACATTATGTCTAGATCAATGTGTATTGGGAGATATATCTATTATCGGGAACCTGGAGAAACTTGAAAACCTTAGCCTTGTCGATTCAGATATTGAGTGGTTGCCCAATGAAATAGGTGAGTTGACTCAGTTAAGGTTGCTAGACTTGAGCTCTTGCTGGAATCTAAAAGTTATTCCACCAAACGTTATATCAAAACTAACCCAATTAGAAGAACTGTATATGGGTAACACTTTTGTCAAATGGGAGTTTGAAGGGAAGGAAGGAGGAGCAGAAGCATCTGCTACATTTGTCTTTCCAAAAGTCATTTTCTTGAAACTATGGAACTTGTCAGAACTTAGAACATTCTATTCTGGATTGCATACTTCAGAATGGCCATTGTTAAAAAGGTTGGAGGTATATGGTTGTgacaaagtaaaaatatttacttcaGGATTTTTTGGTTTTCGGAATAGTGTGGTGCGTCAACTCACTATTCCAACACAGCAACCCCTCTTCTTAGTCGAAAAGGTACATGACctttttccatttcttttaaaatatatatatgaagagagagatttgaaaaatctttttttactCACCCTTATGTTATCTAGAGTTGTGACATAACAATATTGGTCAGAATGATTCTTGTCACACACACTCGcccatattttgaattttagagAAAGTACTTACAAAGAGTTTGCAGGAAGTCCACAATGGATAGGTAAAGCTAGGTAACCTATCTCATCTATGAATTAAGAGATGAAAATTGACTGAATGCAGATATATGAGACCTAAAACATCCTCGACAAGAAATGCAAGAAAACCCCAAAAGCATTGAACCCACCTTGCTCTATGCCAAATCCttctatcataaaaataaGCAACAAAACATATACAACTAACCCAAAACTTCTTCGCAATTAgaataatgaagaagaaagtATAGTGTTGAGACTTCTTAGTTACAGAGGTTGCAAGAAACAAATTCTTTCCCATAAACAATTAGAACCTCTTTAGCTTCGAGGGAAAACCATTTCTTTCCTAGCAAGAGCCTTCTAAGGCCCACTGGAGCTTCAACTCCCCATCCTCAATTTTTTCTATCTTCCTCCAAAGATTTTAGCTCGAGACTGTATGAAagtaattattcttttattaaacttgTG encodes:
- the LOC127901171 gene encoding disease resistance protein At4g27190-like; protein product: MSKLRGLALSKMQLLSLPQSVHLLSNLQTLCLDQCVLGDISIIGNLEKLENLSLVDSDIEWLPNEIGELTQLRLLDLSSCWNLKVIPPNVISKLTQLEELYMGNTFVKWEFEGKEGGAEASATFVFPKVIFLKLWNLSELRTFYSGLHTSEWPLLKRLEVYGCDKVKIFTSGFFGFRNSVVRQLTIPTQQPLFLVEKVISNLEELKLGGKDITMICQDHLPKHLFQNLKSLEVVSDKSDNFSIGSLQRFHNMEKLELRQFIQRDIFKWRG